A portion of the Mesorhizobium shangrilense genome contains these proteins:
- a CDS encoding NAD(P)-dependent oxidoreductase, giving the protein MTKIAFIGLGSMGGPMARNLLKHSFEVRGFDIASKSLADLQAAGGTPAASAAGACAGANFVVLMVVDAAQAQMVLFTNGALAAALPDATVCLMATCPPKSVESIAARVTATGRGFIDAPVSGGTAGATAGTLTITAAAPQSVFEAAQPIFKAMGDRVFHIGERPGQAAVVKTVNQLLCGVHIAVAAEAFSLAEKVGVDAASMLDILSGTSASSWMLKDRGPRMIMDDPEAFSTVDIFVKDLGIVLEAGRETKAALPFAALSHQLFLSVSGRGDGQADDSQVIRAYRALNGE; this is encoded by the coding sequence ATGACAAAGATCGCCTTCATCGGACTGGGTTCGATGGGCGGGCCCATGGCCCGAAATCTTCTCAAGCACAGCTTTGAAGTTCGGGGCTTCGACATCGCCTCAAAGAGCCTTGCGGATCTACAAGCGGCGGGAGGCACGCCGGCCGCCTCGGCTGCCGGAGCCTGCGCGGGTGCGAATTTTGTCGTGCTTATGGTGGTCGATGCGGCGCAGGCGCAAATGGTGCTCTTCACCAATGGAGCGCTCGCGGCAGCGCTTCCTGACGCGACCGTCTGTCTGATGGCGACCTGTCCGCCGAAATCGGTCGAATCAATCGCCGCGCGCGTCACCGCGACCGGGCGGGGATTCATCGACGCGCCGGTCTCGGGCGGCACTGCCGGGGCGACAGCCGGGACGCTGACGATCACGGCGGCTGCGCCGCAGAGCGTCTTCGAGGCGGCCCAGCCGATCTTCAAGGCGATGGGCGACAGGGTCTTCCACATCGGCGAGCGCCCCGGGCAGGCAGCAGTCGTCAAGACCGTCAATCAGCTCCTCTGCGGCGTGCACATCGCTGTGGCGGCCGAGGCCTTTTCCCTCGCTGAGAAGGTCGGTGTCGATGCCGCGAGCATGCTCGACATTCTCTCGGGCACATCGGCCTCGAGTTGGATGCTGAAAGATCGCGGGCCGCGCATGATCATGGACGACCCGGAGGCCTTCAGCACAGTCGATATCTTCGTCAAGGATCTCGGCATCGTGCTCGAGGCGGGCCGAGAAACAAAGGCGGCGCTGCCGTTCGCCGCTCTGTCCCACCAACTCTTCCTTTCCGTTTCCGGCCGCGGCGACGGCCAAGCCGACGACAGCCAGGTGATCCGCGCCTATCGCGCGCTCAACGGTGAGTGA